The Tautonia plasticadhaerens region GGCGACGATGAACTCGCGGGCCCCGACGGATCTTCCGATGTGGTTACCGTCGTCATCGTAGGCATCGACGCTCCAGTCGGCGCGCAAGCCGGGGACGAGGGCCTCGCTCAGGAGACTCAGCTGGTTGCGTGGCAACGGTTCCAGGATGCCGAGGCAAACGCGCGGGTCGGTCAGGTCGGCGGGCCCTCCGTACCCCATGCTGCCGCGGCCGTGGAGGGTCGAGAAATTGAGCCCGTAGCGGACCGGGCGGCCGACCTCCAGGTGATCCCAGCGGAAGAACTCCTCGCGGAGATCGACTGAGGCCCCCGGCTTCGGGCTGCGTAGGACGATCTCCTCAAGGAGCCGGAGCCGGATCGGCGGCAGCGCGACGGTGCCGTCGCGGACCTCCAGCGCCCGTGGCCAGAAATCGAGGTGTGCAGGGTGTGCCATCTCGATCTTCAGCAGGCTGCAGAAGCGGGCCAGGGCCTCGTGGGCTGACTCGTCTTCGGGATGGATGTAGCGGCAGTGGCCGGTGGTGAGGCTCACGCAGTAACGGCCAGGGGCGACGCCCACCCGCGCGGCCCGCCGCCCGTCGCTGACTGAACGGTGCGCAAAGAAGGTCAAGTTCCCCCGATCTCCAACCCGGCCTGAGCGAAGAAGGCTCGGACCAGATGTGACTTCTGGCGTAGGCGTCCGACGGCGAGGTGGAACTGCTCGTGCAACTCCTCCAGGTCTCGACATACGAGATTTCGCATCTCCACGTTCTTCAGGTGATGCCAGCCCCCCTCGTCCCACGGGTTGAGGTCAGGGGCGTACCCCGGAAGCGCTTCCAGCCAGACCCGGCCGCCCGTGCCCGACACGAAGTCCTTGACCGCAGCACGACGGTGGATGGGCGAGCCGTCCCCGATCACCAGCAGCCGCTCCCCCGCGACGCGGAGCAGGTGGATCAGGAACTCGACGCTGTGCAGCCCATTCAGCGACTCCTGCCGCACCAGCGTGTAGACCTTGCCTGTGGGCGTCAGCCCGCCCATGACGGACAGGTGGTCGCGCGTCACCTTCTCGCGGAGCACCGGCGTCAGCCCCTCGGGGGCGTAGGTCCGGACCAGGCCCGGCAGCAGGTAGAACCCCGCCTCGTCCACGAGGACCGGCACTCGACGCTCGCGTCTCGCCCGCCGTCGCAGTGCCGGCCAGCTCTCGTCCCGCCAGCGGCGGATGGCCTCCTCATCTCGCTGGATCGCTCGCCGGATCGGCACCTGGGGCGTCCAGCCCAACTCGCTGAGCAACCGCCCGACGTGGGCCTTGTGGTAGCGGACGCCGAACTCCTCCTCGATGACGAGGGCGATTCGGGCACGGGTCCAGACCTGGCCGCGGAAGCCGTAGGCCTCCTGCCCATGCCAGAGGAACTCGGGGATCAGCCGCTTCTGGACGCCCGAGAGCTTGGACGGATGGCCGGGCGCGGGGTGCGAGCGCAGCGCCTCTCGGCCGCCGTGTCGGGCACGGGCGAGCCAGCGGCTGATCGTCTCCTCGGAGGCGTCCAGGGCCTCAGCGATGACGCGCTGGCGCCCGCCCTGTTGCTTCAGGTCCAACGCCCGCAACCTCCGCCACTCACGCCAATCATGAGGGATGAAGTTCGAGGCTTCCATCCCCTGATTCTACCGGAACGAAAACTTGACCGCCTTTGCGCACCGGTCAGGAACTCGACGTCCCGGCCGAGCTGGCCAGCGGAGTGGCGATGGGCCTCGTTCCTGGAAAGGAGCGTCTTGGCCCGATCCGGTGGGATCTCGGCGTCGACCAGACGCAGCGTGAAAGACTGGCTGATCGGGTCGGGGATCGTGACCCCTTCGAGCCGCACGAGGACGCCGCCCTGGAGCGGGTCGGGGGCGTCTGGGTCCAGGGCGCAGATCGCCCCGACGATGATCGGCAGGAGCTGGAGGTTGCCCTCGTCGTCGAAGCGGGAGTCGTCACCTGTCCGGGGGTCGTCGGGGTCCTCGGCCTCCTCGGCGTAGAACGGGAAGACGGGGCGGACAAGTTCGTAGGCGTCGCGGTAGGCGGTCAGGGCGTCGTCGGGCCGGCCGGCGGCCTCCAGCTCGGTGCCGAGGACGTAGGCGGCCTTGCCGCGGTCGAGCGGGTGGAGGTCGGGGTCGGCCGCCTCGGCGCGGAGCGTCTCGATCGTACCCTCGGGCAGGACCATCTCCCAGGGCAACGGGCCCTCGTGGCGACCGTAATCGAGCGGCGCCCCGCGGAGCTTCCGCTCGATGCTCGCGAGGGCCTGCTCGGCCTCCTCCCGCTTCGCGGGGGTACCGGATGGGCCATCGAGGAACAGGCGGATCCGGTCAGATGCCAGTTGCAGGACAGGCCGATCCACGTCGCTCACGTCGGCGACTTCGTCGCCCTTCTCGGGATCGTAGATCGTACCGGTGCCGATGCCGCTGGCGCGGTTCATCAGGATCCGCGCGATCAACTCGTCGTGGCGGCCGAAGGAGAGGTCGGGGGCCTGCTCGGCGGCGATCATGGCGACCTCCAGGGCGGCAGCCACGTCGTCGACCTCCCCGACGCAACGGGCGAGGCGTGCGAGGAGTTCAGGGCGGGCGTCGCCGCCGGATCGCTTGATGTCCTCGGTGTAGAACCGGGCGGCCAAGGCGTGGTCGCCGTGCTCGTGGTGCTCGTCGCCGGCGGCGACCAGCGTGCGGGCTTCGTCGGTCGACGTGGTCGCGGAGGGAGGGGTCGTCGGGCCGGGCATGAAGGCGGCCCAGGAGCCGAGGATCGCCGCGGTCAGAGAGACGGCGACGGCCGGCGTCTTCCAGTGACGGCGGGTGAGGCTCCAAGACCGCAGCAGCGGGCCCGGGCGGCGGGCCAGCGACGGCAGGCCGGTCTCGAAGCGGCGGAGGTCTCCCAGGAACGCGGCGGAGCCGTAGCGACGGGCGGGGTCCTTGGCCATCGCCTTCAGGCAGATCGTCTCCAGGTCGCGGGGAATGCGACGATCGATGCGACGGAGCGGCGTCGGCTCGGCGTCCAGGATGCGGGCGAGGACGCGGGCCGGGGTGTCGTTGCCGTAGGGGGGACGGCCGGCGAGCATCTCGTAGAGCACGGCGCCGAGGGCGTGGACGTCGGTGGCCTCGCCAATGAGGTCGGCCTGGCCGAGGGCCTGCTCGGGGGCCATGTAGGCGGGGGTCCCCATCAGCTCGCCGGTGCCGGTCAGCCCGGCGGAGCCGGCGAGGTCGCGGGCGAGGCCGAAGTCGGTGACGCAGGCCCGGCCGTCGCGGTCGGCGAGGATGTTGCCCGGCTTGAGGTCGCGGTGGATCAGGCCCTGCTCGTGGGCGTGTCTCACCGCCTCGGCGGCTTGCCAGATCAGGGCAACGGCCCGGCCGGGCTGGAGCCTGCCCTCGCGGGCCAGCAGGGCTGTCAGAGGCTCGCCGTCGACGAAGTCCATCGTGAAGTAGGGCTCGCCGCGGGCGTCGCGCCCGACCTCGTGGACCGCGACGATGTGCGGGTGCCGAAGGCGGGCCAGATGGCGGGCCTCCTCCAGGAAGCGGCGGATTGCCGGACCAGCAGCCGGTTGGCCGCCCCGGAGGACCTTCACGGCGACCTCCCGGCCCAGCGACTTCTGCCACGCCAGGTAGACGACCCCCATGCCGCCCCGGCCCAGTTCACGCCGGATTTCATAGTCGTCGGGCAACTCAGGGGGCCGTCGGTCGTTGCTGTGCTGTGAGTCGTGCTCGGCCGTCGAGGCACCGTGGGGGATGGTCTCGTCGAGGTCGTCGCGGACGGAGGAGTTGGGGGCGCCAGCATCGACTCCAATGGAACCTGACCGGCCCCGAACCTGTCGACGCCGCTCGCCGTCGTGGGTTCGGTCATCCATCACGATCCCCTCCCCCGTCTGCTGGGGCCCGCGTCGGACTCCGTCTCTGTAGGATATCCACCGGGGCCGGGGAATGCGATTGAAACCCCGCTCCGATCACCGGCTACGCCACGCCCTTTCGGGGAGCATGCATCGGCCTGCGGGTAGCCCCCGGAAGCCCGCCGGGAACCGCTCAGGCCGTCGCGGCTCCGGCGGGGCGTGAAGCCGTGGATGCGTCACGGATGTCTCCATCAAGCAGACGCCATGTTGAGGCGATGAGCGACGCGGGGGGGGGCTCGCCCGTCCGGGCCGCCGCTCGAGTCAAACCGGACCTCGCTCCCTCGTCATCGCGCCATCGGATGATCGGAATCGGTCGCATACCAGAGCGTGATCGACCCGTCCCGACATCCTGCGGCCAGGATCGTCCCGTCGGGGGAGAACCGCACATGGGTCACGACGTCCGGGAGCTCCTCGAAGACGAACCGGACGTGGCGGAGGACCGGGTCCCAGAGCTTGACGAGCCCTTCCGCGGACCCGGTCGCGAGCGTCCCGTCGGGTCCGAGCGCCACCGAGGTGATGCGGTGCCGCTCGTCATCCTCGAAGACGGCCGATCCGGTCGTCTCGCCGGCCCAATCAATAAGGGTGACTCTACTTGATCCGTTACATGCTGCGATGAACGTGCCGTCGCTCGAGAATGCGGCAGAGTCGGGCGCCAGGATCGTCCCCATGTCGAAAGCATCGCTCGTCTCTGGCAGGCCCCGGATGGCCTTGTCTTTCCAGTCGCGCGTCGGTGCGGAGATGGGATGCAGGATGAGGAGGTTCCCCACCGCCGTCTGATAGGCAATCCTGGACTCGTCTCGTGAGAACGCAATCGCGTTCGCAGGAAGTGGGTTCGTGCCCTGGCTGACTCCATAGATGAGGTGCCCATTCGACGCATCGTAGAGAGCCAGCTGCGTCCCCCTCGCCGGCGACGGGCTGATCGTTGAGACTGCCAGGAATCGACCCCGAGGGGAAAACTTCATGAATCGAGTCGTGCCCTTCAGGTGTCGGACCCCTCGCAACGCCTCCCCGGGGCCGGCCAGGACGAGCTCCCCTTCGGCATCGAGGAGGGCGATCAAGTCGCCCTGCGGCGCGAAGAGGGTCAGGGGACGCCCGGGCGATGCGTCGCCTCCCGCACTCGATACCTTCCCCTGCGTCCCGGGACCACGCGTCTCGATCGGCCGTCCCGTCGACGTGTCCCAGAGCGTCGCCGTGCTGTCGATCGCGGCGGTCGACAACAGTGTGCCGTCTGCCGAGAACGCCATCGACCAGACGGCATCGGCGTGGCCGGCAAGCCGACGAGTCGCGTCCGGTCCGGGGTCGATCCTCCAGAGCTTCACCGTCCCGTCCCGGCTCGACGTCGCGAGGAGGGATCCGCTCGGGGAGAAGGCCATGTCGTCAATCCACGACGAGTGGCCCTCCAGCGTGCCCACGTCCCGGGCGCCGGCGATGTCCCAGAGCCTCACGGTGTGGTCCGAGCCTCCGACCGCCAGCATCCCGCCGTCCGGCGAGAAGGCGACCGGCCCCGACCAGTCCGCACCGAGATCGGCGATCAGATCGCCGATCGACGGGTCCAGGATGAGGAGCGATCGCTTCAGGACCGCCAGCATCCCTCCATCACGGGAGAACGTCAACGTGTCGCGATGCACCGACGTGCGGCCGAGTTGCGATGTGCGGAACTCGACCCGATTCACATTCACCAGGTTCCCGTTCTCCGCATAGCGATGAACATCCGATTCGCCACTTAGCCCCTCGGGTTGGTACTCACCCGCGTCGTCGAAATCGGTCGAATACCAGTTGTCATCAAGGACGCTCGATGGCCCCGCCGGGATGGCCCAGAGCCGATCCCGATCCGGGATGCTCAGCGCCGTGATGGCGTCGGCGTCTTCGATGAGTAAACGCCCCCCATCCGGGGCGAAGATCAGCTTCTTCAAGGGCGGAGTCGGGACGTCGATGGTCCAGACCTCACGCCCCGTGCTCGCCTCCCACAGCGTGATGGTCCATGCGAGGCCCGACTGGGTCTTGGATGTCCCTCGTCTGTGTCCCGTCGCCAGGTAATCGCCGTCGGGAGATGCGTCGAGGAACAGCCAGCCTTCCGGCCGGATCTCGCTCAGGCGGGCCCTCGCCCCCGTGTCCCATATCTCGATTCGATCGTCAGCTGCCCTGATCCAGATCTTCCCCCCGGCGACGAAGAGCGATGCCCTCTGCCTTGACGTTGTCGTGGAGACCTCGAGCAGTTCGATCCGTTTCGCATGATGAGACCCGAAGCCCCAGACGAGCCGCCTGGTCTCTTGCCCGATGACGAGCGTCTCGACGTCCTGAGAGAAGGCAAGGTGGCGAATCTGCTCGTATGCGGCCCTCCGGGTCGAGGCCAGCTTGCGTCCGGTGCGGACCTCCCAGACGGAGACTTCGTCATGGCCCGCCGTTGCTAGCAATCGCCCGTCGGGCGAGAATGCGACGACCTCGGAACGATCGGGAGGTCTCCGCGAAGACTCCTCCGCCTCGGGGTCGAGGACCAGGGTCCGCAACTCCCGGAGGCACCCCCCGCGGAGGAAGTACCACTCGAAGCCGCGCAGGTCCGTTTCCCCTTCACGCGGGCGGAATCGATCGAGGATCCGGACCAATCCCGTCTTCCCCTCGCGCCTCATCGCGCCGGCCAGCTGCATCTGGGATGCGTAGTACAGGCGGCCCACTCGGTCGCGTTCGACCTCGAGCGCTTCTCGACGTCGGTCCAGGCAGATGGAGACCGCCGTCGAGCCGACGGAGATGATGATGAGGAGCAGGACCGTGACGGCGATCGAGCCCGCCGCAATCGGGTTACGCCGGCACCATCGCCAGAGGCGCTCCCCATTGCCGATGGGATGGGCCTCGATCGGCTCCCCTCGCAGCCACCGCTCCAGATCCTCCGCCAACGCCTCCGCCGAGCCGTACCTTCGGTACGGGTCCTTCTCCAGGGACTTCAGGGCGATCGTCTCCAGGTCGTGGTCGATCCCCGGATCGAGTGCCCGCGGCCGGGGTGGCTCCTGCTCGACGACCTTCCTCAGGGTCTCCATCACCGAGTCGCCTCGGAACGGCGGCCGGCCGGTCAGGAGCGCGAAGAGGACCGCTCCCAGGCTGTAGATGTCGACCGCCGTTGTCAGCTCCTTCGCCCGACCGGCAGCCTGCTCCGGCGCCATGTACTCGGGCGTGCCCATGATGGCGCCGGACTGGGTCAGGCCGCCGTCGGCCTCGATCCGCTTGGCCAGTCCGAAGTCGGCGACGTGCGGCTGGCCCTCGGCGTCGACCAGGATGTTGGCCGGCTTCAGATCGCGGTGCAGGATGCCCCGCCGGTGGGCCGCATCGATGGCGCGGGCGACCGTGGCCATCAGCCTTGCCACCTCGCGATGGTCGCCGCGAAGCTCCGGCAGTCGTCGGCTCAGGCTGCCGTGATCGTAGAGCCTCATGCTGTAGTAGTGCTGGCCCTGGTGCTCGCCGACCTCGTAGATCGGGACGATGTTGGGATGATCCAGGTGAGCGGCCGCCTCGGCCTCGACGCGGAACCGGCGGATCTCGGACTCCGAGGCGAACCCCGCCGAGCGGATGACCTTCAGGGCCACCGGCCGGTCCAGGCTGAGTTGCCTGGCCCTGTAGATCACCCCCATGCCGCCTCGGGCGATTTCGCCCAGGATCTCGTAGTCGCCGAAACGGCGGAGCTGGATGCCCGGCCCGGAGGGCTCGCGGCGCCCATCGGGCCCGACGGTGGACGGCTCGGAATCACGAGGCCATTCTCGGGTCGGACCTGCCGCGTCCCCGGCGGTATCGGGGGCCGTCCGGCGCCTTGCTCCTGCGCTCATCGCCTCGGCGTCTGGCCCCGATGAGCCGCCGTCGAGGCCGATCCGGAGCAAGCATTCGGGGCAGAGCCCCACAGGGGCATCGGCGGACAGGAGCTGGCCGCAGCCCGGGCAGGACAGGGCGTCGCTCATCGGTGGGCCTCCGTGGCGAGAGGGGCTCCACCCACTACCAGAAGCAACGGGCGGGAAACCATGTAACGGTCTAACCATCCCCGTTTCGAGGCAGAACGAAATTGGATCGACGGTTTCGCTTCACCGGCACTGCTCAGTCCTTCGGGCCCGCCGGAGGCAATTCATCGCCGGCCTCGCGCGCGGGCCTGAGCGTCAACGAGACGGCGCCGGAGAAAGTCTTCGTCTCCCCGCCCTCCCGCACCTCGCCCGATACGTCGATGGTCCAGTCCCCCGAGACCCACTGCCGGGCCCGCAAGTCGTAGGCCTGTACGCCCTCGACCTCGTAGGCGACCTCCGCGGGCAGGGGCTCCACGTCCTCTCCCGGGGCCACGGGAGCCAACTGCCCCGAGACTCGGACCCGGGCCGGAATCTCGCTAGGAACGTCGCCGGCCCCCTCCCCGGCGATCTTCTCGAAGTTCAAGGTGCCGCGGGCCAGTTTCCCCTTCGCGAGCGGCAGGGCGACCTCGGCATCCCAGCGCCGCTCCTGGCGGGGGAAGGCGACGTGGAAAGCAGTCGCGGTCTCGACGAGCCTGAGGTCGGCGATCGGGCCGATGACCGCCAAGTCCAGCCGCTCGGTCGGTCGCCCGTCGTGGTCGTGCAGGATCAGCAGGGCGGGCCGGCCGAACGACTCCAGTTGCAGGCGGACCAGCGGCCCCGCCTCGCCGCGGGTGATCTCGTGCCTCCGCCCGTCGGCGTGGACCTCGACCAGCCCGACGCGACTCATGCGGAGCGACGTGACCGGGGCCCCCTCCAACTCCGCCTCAAACGACAGGATCGAGACCGTGAGGCTCCGGCCCTTCCGCTCCGCGCGATGACGGATCTCCATCCGGCCGTCGAGTCGCTCCGGCTCGTCCGCGCCCTCGGCCCGCGCCTCGCTCTTGAAGACGACCTCCGTCACGTAGCAACGCCCCTCGTCTTCCGCGTGGGCGAGTCCACCGATCCCAAGGGATCCGACGACGCAGAGGGCGACGAGGCCCGATGCCCGGCATGCGGCCTGCAGCGACATGGCGACCTCCCGGATAGATGGCACCTCAATTGCCGACCCGAGACGCCCCCACGCGACCGATCCGGGGCGGTGACCGTCATGCGAAGGGCGCCCAGATCCCCTTGGCGTGGGCGATGGGGGGGCTGCCGTCCCACGGGGCCGGTTTGTGAGGATATCGCGCGATCGGCTGGGCGTCCAAGTCCGGACCGCGGCCATCTCCGATCAGGACGCGGCCTTGCGTCGCGCGTCCGGATGGGCCGCGAACCAGGCGTCGGGCAACAGCTCCGCGAGCCGGGCCGCCGGGTGGGTCGGCAGCCGCTCCAGGACCTCCCGGAGATAAGCGAAGGGGTCGGCCCCGAGCCGCTTGCAACTCCCCGCGAAGCTGTAGAGGGTCGCCGCCGTCCGACCGCCCCGGTCACTCCCGACAAACAAGTAGTTCTTCCTACCGATCGCTTGAGCACGCAGACTCCGTTCCGCGAGGTTGTTGTCGATGCTCAGCTCGCCGTCACGGGTGTAGGTCTGCAGATCCGGCCACTGGTTCCGGGCGTAGGCGATGGCCTGGCCCAACGGGCTCTTCGGCAGCACCTGCCGGGACTGCTCGTCCAACCAGGCCCCGAACGCCGCCAGGATCGGCACCGCGTCCCGCTGCCGGATCGCCTGACGCTCCTCGGCCGGCATCTCGCGGCAGTCCGTCTCGATCCGATAGAGCCGGCGGATCCGGGCCAATGCCTCATGGGCCAGGATGGGGGCCGTGGTCCGGCATTCGTAGAACTTGCGGCGGACGTGTGCCCAGCACGCGACGCGAATCACGTCTGGCCCGGCACAGATCCGGTCGTAGCCGGTGAAGGCATCGGCCTGGAGGTAGCCCCGGAAGTCCGACAGGAACCGCTCCGGTCCGTCGCGGGTGCGTCGGTGAGTGAAGTCGTAGACGCAGAACGGGTTTCGGGCGCCGCCGAGGTAGACCCAGAATCGCCCGGTCCGCGTCGCCGGCAGGGTCGGGTCCCAGACCGGCACGGTCGTGTCGTCGGTCCAGATCACCTTCGAGGCCCGGACCCGCTCGATCATCACGGCGTAGAGCGGCCGGAGCAACTCGGCCGCCCGGGCCATCCAGCCGCAGAGCGTGGCCCGCGAGAGGGTCACGCCGTGGCGGGCGAGGATGTCCTCCTGGCGGTACAACGGCAGGTGCTCGCCGTACTTGCTGGTGATCACCTGGGCCAGCAGGCCCGGCCCGGGCAGCCCCTTCTCGATCGGTTGCGGCGGCTTGGCCGCGATCGCCACGTGCTCCTGGCACGAACCACAAGCATATTTGAGGCGGACGAACTGGCGGACGAACAGCGAGGCCGGCACGAACTCCAGCTGCTCGCTGACCTCCTCGCCGAAGGGCATCCGGATCCGGCCACAGTCGGGGCAGTCCCGCTCCGGCTCCGACAGTTCGAGGACGATCCGCTCGCGGGGCAGGTGCTCAGGCAAACTCTGGCGACCACGCCGCCGCCAGGTGCGGGCGGGCGTCCCCCGCTCCTCGGGCACCGGCTCGGCGGGCTGCGACCCGGCGTCCTCCTCGGCCGTGTCGTCAGCGAACAGCCGGAGCTGGTCCGGGTTGAGCCGCTCGCTGCGGGGGCCGTACTGCCGACGGAGCAGCTGCCCGACCTGGTGCTCCAGCTGCTCGATCCGTCGCTGGGCCTCCCGGATGGTGGCAGCCTGCTGGCGGATCAGCTCGTGGCAGGTGGCCAGGTCGTCGGGGAGTGGGGCGTCGACCTCGCTCATGAATCAATTATAAGCGCAAGCAACCGACCGGCGAGGCCCCGGCCGCCGAATTCCTGGCGGACGGGGTGTCATGCCGGCTGGCGGACGTAGCGGGGTCGCCGCCGGACACGGTTGAGGTCGACCCCTTCCAGGACCATCAGCAGGTCGGCGGCCATGACCGGGACGCTCGTCGCCTCGGCCTCGCTCGGGATGGGGAACCGGAAGGTCCCCTTCTCCAGCCGTCGATACCAGAGGGCGAACCCGTCGCCGGCCCAGTAGAGGATCTTCAGCCGGTCGCCGCGTCGATTGCGGAAGACGAACAGGTGGCCGCTGAACGGGTCCTCGGCGAGGACGCACTGGACCTGGTGCGCGAGTCCGTCGAACCCTTTTCTCATGTCGGCCGGCTCCCGGGCCAGCAGGATGCGGACCGAGGGGGGCAGGCTCAGCATCGGTGGGCCTCCAGCACCGAGAGGACCGCGTCGAGCGTCGGAGGATCGAAGCCGCGGTTGACCCGGACCGTCGGACCTTCGGGTAGCACGATCTCGATCGGCACCCGCTCGAGAACCGGCTCGGGGGCATCCTGCACGACCCGCACCGGCAGGAAGGCGGAGCGGACGACCAGGTCGGTGGAAGGGCCGGGAACCTGGTCTACTCCGTCGGTCGTGGCCTGGCGATCGCGCCGTGCCAATTCCTGCCGCCACCAGCGGAAGGAATGGGGCGTCAGGCCCTCGCGGCGGCAGAAGGCGGCAATGGAGAGGCCAGAGCGAGCGTGCTCGGCCATCGTCCGCCGCCAGGCTCGCTCCCTGGATGGATCGCGTGGCTTGCCGGTTCGTCGGGCCATGGGGCATCTCCTCGGGGAGACGGTTGTTCTCCCCGAGATGATATCAGGCCCCGCAAGATGTCCTTGGTAAGACGCTTACTTCCCTTCGAACTTCGCCTGAGCGCCCGGCTTTTGCGCCTCCGACACGAGCTCGGCCACAAAGGTAGTGCCGACGGGCGTAAACCTCAGCCAAAAATAAGTGTAACCGACCCCGGGGCGATACACCTGAAGTGCGCCATACCGATTCGGGCCGATGCGCGCTTTGAAGGCCTCGATGTCAGCCATCGTTAGCAGCGGAGCATACTGGTATCCGTCCCACCCGCCGTGCAGGACGTCGCCCGGAAGCAGCAGCCCGTGGGCGGGATAGCCCGGCTGGGTGTAATTCACGCGCAGCCCGCCGGCCGCGGCGGGACCCTGCCCGGGGGCCGGGCCCACAAACGGGGTCACGCTCGCGCCAAGCTGGAGACCGGAGGGGGGGACTTGAGCCTTCGCAGTCTGGGCGGCCGCGGCGAACGCAAGCAGGGCGCCGAACAGCGTTGCCACAATAGTTGCCTTCTTCACGGGAAACTCCTTCTGAGAGAGGGTGGGGTCTTCGGGACTTGCAGGCCACGTGATCTGCTCCCCACCATCACCTACCCGGAGTGTGACGACCCTTGAGCCATCCCACCACCGACGCGACACGGCAGAATGGGGAAGATGATTGCCGTGGGAGACATGGGCAGGCTCAGCCGAACCGGTGTGTGGACTTCGTCCATCCCGCCCTGTCACACCTCTAGTAAGAAGGGTAGACGAGGCCCCCAACTCCCCGATGAGGACGGTTCGGATGATCCCTCGCCAGGCCGGTGACGAGTTGCCCAGTCTTCAAGACGGTTCAAGTTCCCAACAAGGCGACGCAGAAGACCTTGGCCCGGGTGCGTCGGAGGTCCGCTTGAGCAGGATGCAGACCCGTTGGACGCTGTTTCGCCAGGCTCATGGGGACGACGCCGAGGCGTGCCGGGCACGAGAGACGTTGTTACGGGATTACTACGGAGCGGTCTACAAATACCTTCTCGGTGCTACTCGCGATCCC contains the following coding sequences:
- the tnpA gene encoding IS66 family insertion sequence element accessory protein TnpA codes for the protein MARRTGKPRDPSRERAWRRTMAEHARSGLSIAAFCRREGLTPHSFRWWRQELARRDRQATTDGVDQVPGPSTDLVVRSAFLPVRVVQDAPEPVLERVPIEIVLPEGPTVRVNRGFDPPTLDAVLSVLEAHRC